The genome window TCTATTGTTTTTCCCTTTTGCTACTATTTTTATGTATTAGAAATATGAAAAAAGCACTTATAAATAAGCATATTGGGATTGTATAGTAGGCATATCTAACTCCCATGGCATCGTTTAACCATCCCATAAAAAAGTTCATAGCCATACTAATTGCCGATGTAGCCATGGTTATTATTCCAACTGCATATGCACTATTTTTTCTAAACACGTTGCTTACAGTTAATATCAATGTAGGGAATGTAATTGCAAAAAATAGTCCCGATAAAGCGATGACAAAGAGTCCCTTTTCTCCTAGTATAATTCCAAGGGCATAAAAGAAAAATGCTAATACAGATGATATTAGTACACTTTTAGTGGTTCCAAGCTTTTCTACTATAAATCCTCCAAAAAGCCTTCCTAGGGCAAATATGCCAAAAAACACAGTGGTATAATAGGTCCCTACATTTTCACTAATATTATATGCTTCCTTCATGTAATTAACAAACCAATTGCTTGTTGCCATTTCCGATGACACATATAGACCAAGACCAATCATGTAAAAATATAAAACCTTGTTTTTAAATATATATCCATAATCAATTTTACTGTCTTTTTGAGCTTTTCTAATAAAGGGTGTCTTGACAGGAATAAATGTAATAAATACTATTCCAAATAATATGGCTATATAGAGATAAATACTTCTCCAGTCTATGCCCTTATACAATAAGGTTCCTGTTGCTTTTTGAGTTATAGTGGCCCCTATTCCATAGCTAAAATGTATTAGGTTCATAAGAATAGCATTAAATCCAGCTGCCAATAATGGTACCATAGTATTTATAGATATCCCTATGAGAGACCAGCCTGCATTTAAGAGAAACATACCTATTAATAAAATAATAAAATTTGGACTCTGAGATAATGTAATTAAGGAAAGCGTCATAAATCCCGTTCCTATGAGTAAAACCTTTTTGTGTCCAATAATTTCACATAGTATCCCACCTAAATAAGAAAAAATAATATAACCTATGGAACCTATGACTATTATGGTGCCTATCTGAGTGTTGCTTACAGAGAAATCCGACTTAAAAGAAGGAACAAAAATTCCCCTGACATTATCACTTATTGCAGACAAAATCATAATGATAAAAATAAATGCTATTAACAGCCTGTTGTTTTTTTCTTTTGCATTATTCATCATATCTCTCTTATTTGCCCCTTTATCAGAATATTTGCTTAAAGCAAGCATTGTAACAATTACTATATTATCAGATAATCTACCATCTTTGTACTAATAAAAGATTGTTTACTTCTCTCTTAGCTTTTTAAAAAACTCTTTCATTATTCTAGAGCATTCATTTTCCATTACACCTAAAGTTATATCTGCCCTATGATTTAACTGCGGATTTTGCACTATATTCATTACAGAGCCACAAGCCCCCATTTTAGGGTCTCTTGCTCCTATGACTATTCTTTCTATTCTAGAGTTTACAATAGCTCCTGCACACATGGCACAAGGCTCTATGGTTACATACATAGTGCATCCCATTAATCTCCAGGCCCCTAAAGCTTCACTTGCTTTTTTTATTGCTATAATTTCTGCATGGGCAGTGGGATCATTTAGTGTTTCTCTCATATTGTAGCCTGTTCCTATTATCTTTTGGTCTTTTACAATAATAGCACCGACTGGTACCTCGTCGATGCTATAAGCTTTGTTTGCCTGATTTAATGCTATGTTCATGAAATACTCATCCATGTTTTCACCTTCAAAAAATAATTGTGGCGCACCCGAGAGGAGTCGAACCTCCGACCTACGCCTTAGGAGGGCGTCGCTCTATCCTGCTGAGCTACGGGAGCACCTTATATAACAACTATATATTTTACACTAATCTCATGTTATTGTCAATGCTCCATGATTTAGGATTCCTTTTTGCTTTGAAAATAATTGTAAATTCTATCAAATAAACTGATTTTTTGAACTGATACTTTAGTATGTAAATCTATAATATAGCTTTCTCCTCCTTTGTCCAGCACATGAACCTGTCCTACTTTGTCTCCGGCCTTTAAAGGGGCCTTTAAAAATTTTTCTAGCTTTATTTCTTGCTTTATTATTTCCCCTTTTTTCACCAGTAAGTTCAAATCTTTTTGAGGATAAATATCTACCTTTGAAATTTTAGCATTTAATATATCTATCTTTTTTATAGAAGTATCTTTATTTAAAATCTGTTTATAGCTGTAGTTTTCTAAGCCATATTCTAACAGCTCCTTGCTTACATTTTTTCTTATTTCTTCAGTTTTTGTCCCCATAACTATTCCTATAAGCCTAAAGGGTTTTGTATTATTTTCATCTTCCTTTATTTCTACTGTAGATATTAGACAATATCCTGCCTCATCCGTAAACCCTGTTTTTAACCCATCTACATTACTTATTAAGCTGAGTAATGGATTAGTATTATCTCTATCATAACCTCTTGAAGGCATAAGCATTTTATTTATTTTAGTTGTTTCTAATATTTGTGGATACTTTGATATTACATATCTAGAGAGTTCAAATAATTCTCTAGTAGTCATCATATTTTGAACTCCATTTTTCAATGGGTACCCATTAGGATTTAGGTATACTGTATTTGCTAATCCTATTTCCTGAGCCTTATCATTCATTAATTTAGTAAATGCATCTGCACTTCCAGATATATGCTCTGCTATTGCTATACAAGAATCATTAGCTGAAACTATCATTATAGAATCTAACAGTGTTCTAAGAGTTAGCTCCTCCCCTTCCCTAAGCTTTAATGAGGAGCCTGGTGTTCTTGATGCTGTATGGCTTATGGTTACTATGTCGTCTAAGCTTACCTTGCCACTATCCACATGTTCCATTGCCAATAAATAGGTCATTAGCTTAGTTAAGCTAGCTATTTCTATTTGAGCATCTATATTATATTCATAAAAAATCTCTCCACTTTCAAAATCGCCTAGAAGTACAGCTCTCGTTTCTTGAGAAAAGTCTTCAGCCCCATATGTAGTACTAGATAATAAAATTATCATTATAATTAAAACGCATATGAATTTTTTCTTCATTTTGCCCCCCATAGTTAGAATTAAGTAATTTGAATATGCTTATCTCTATTTAAATATTATATCAGAAGTTTCATTAATTTTAAATTAGCCTCTCTTGGAATTATTTTAAATATAAATCAATAGAATATATTATCATAGTTTAATCTTTTAAAAGGAATGTTTATTATTCACTTTGCTTTATTGATTTTACCTTAATTTTAGTTATTAAGGCTTTTTCTGAATATTGTTAATATTCAAAATATTTGTTGCTTTATAGCAACTTTTATTTTAAAATATTTATAATAAATCTGTTCAAAATTTAGAGCATAAATTTAAAATTAAAGGGGGAAAAAAAATGTATAAGAAGGTAATTGCTTTACTGTTAGCCACTTTAATGGTTCTTACATTAGCTAGCTGTGGTACAAAGCAGACTGCTAGTGACAAAGGCCTAGACTTTAAAATCGGTCTTGTGACTGGTACTGTTTCTCAGGGTGAGGAGGAATTCAGAGCTGGCGAGGATATGGTAAAGAAATATGGGGCAGATGTAATTAAGCACGTTACATATCCAGACAAGTTTGCACAGGAGCAGGAAACAACCATTGCTCAAATAACAAGCTTAGCAGCAGATCCAAAGGTTAAAGCAATAGTAATAGTTCAAGCAGTACCTGGAAGTGCTGCAGCAATAGACAAGGTTAAAGAAACTAGAGATGATATTCTGTTCATAGGTGGAGTGCCTCATGAGGACCCAGGAACTATTTCTTCTAGAATGGATATTTTACTTGAAACTGATAATATTAAACGTGGAGAAACTATAATTCAGCTTGCTAAAGATATGGGGGCAGACACATTTGTTCACTATTCCTTCCCAAGACATATGTCAATGGAGCTTTTATCTCGTAGAAGAGACGTAATGAAAGAAACTGCTTCTAAGCTAGGTATTAAATTCCTTGAAGTTGATGCGCCAGATCCGTTAGGTGATGCCGGAATTCCTGGAGCTCAACAGTTTATACTTGAGGATGTGCCTAGACAGGTAGATGCTCTTGGAGAAAAAACTGCTTTCTTTAGCACTAACTGTGCTATGCAAGAGCCTCTAATTAAGTCTATCTTAAACGAAGGTGGTCTATATCCTGAGCAATGCTGTCCAAGTCCATACCATGCATATCCAGGTGCTATGGGAATTGAAATTCCACAAGAAAAAGCTGGGGACGTTCAGTTTATGCTAGATCAAATCAATGCTAAGGTTGTAGAATCTAACCGAAGTGGCAATTTTGCTACATGGAAGGCTCCTGCCAATATGGCAATGGTAAATGCAGCTGTAGAATATGCTATAGAATATGGAAAAGGCAATGTTGGAAAATTCAATAGAGATAAAATGGTTGAATTGCTAGAAAAAGCAGCAAAAGGAAAGGTTCAGGTAAGTGAGCTAGATGGCCATCCAAACTTCTTAATGTTCGTTACTGAGTCTCAAGTGTTTAAATAAAATATAGGGTTGCCTTAGGGCAACCCTTATATTTAAATCTACCTTTGCAAAAAAAGGGGGAAACTTAATTGACAGAAACCTATGTATTAGAAATGAAAAATATAAGTAAGGATTATTCAGGAAACAAAGTATTGAAAAATATAAATATTAAAATAAAATCTGGAGAAATACATGGTCTTGTTGGAGAAAATGGTGCAGGAAAATCTACCCTGATGAATGTTTTGTTTGGAATGCCTGTTATTCATTCAACAGGAGGCTATGAAGGAGACATCTTAATAGGTGGACAAATATGTAATCCTAAAACTCCTAGAGAAGCTATGGACTTGGGCATTGGTATGGTACATCAAGAATTCATGCTTATACCAGGTTTTACTATAACTGAAAATATAAAGCTTAATAGAGAAACTACTAAAAAAAGCTTATTAAGCTTAGCTTTTGGACAAAAACTTAAAAACTTAGATTATAGTTCTATGAGGAATGATAGTAAAAAATCCTTGAACACTCTTGGAATAAACATTGATGAATGGTTGCCCGTTGCAGGATTACCTGTTGGATATATGCAGTTTGTTGAAATAGCTAGAGAAATAGATAAAAGCAATTTAAAGCTTTTGGTATTTGATGAACCTACTGCCGTCCTTACAGAATCTGAAGCAGAAATCTTTTTAAATGCTGTTAAAAAGCTAGCGAACATGGGCATAGCTATACTTTTTATTTCTCATAGATTAGATGAAGTATTGAGTGTTACTGATAACATTACTGTTTTAAGGGATGGAGAGGTAATTAAAACTTTACCTACAAAGGACACTAATATTAGATATATAGCAGAGTTAATGGTTGGGCGTAAAATAGAGAGAAGCTATACTTCAGTTTCAGAGAATAGTATTGATGATAATAGTGAAGATTATGCCTTAGAAATAAATAATCTATTTGTCAACATGCCAGGTGAAATGGTAAAGGGTCTTCATCTTAAGATAAAAAAAGGAGAAATACTTGGAATAGGAGGATTAGCAGGACAGGGTAAAATAGGAATTGCCAATGGGATAATGGGACTTTACCCTACAAAGGGAGAAATATTAAAAGACGGAAAACCTATACCTTTAAATAATCCTAAGGAAACACTTAACCGGAATATTGCCTTTGTATCTGAGGACAGAAGAGGTATCGGTCTTTTGTTAGATGATTCCATTGAATACAATATAGCCATATCTGCTATACAAACTAAAAATAGATTTATAAGAAAAATAGGTCCTTTTAAAATGATTAACTTTAAAGAAGCAAAAAAACACTCCTTAAGTATGGTTAAGGAATTAGATATTAGATGTACTAGTATAAAGCAGCTTACTCAAAAATTAAGTGGTGGAAATCAGCAAAAGGTATGTATTGCTAGAGCATTAACATTAGAGCCTGATATCCTTCTTGTTTCAGAGCCTACTCGAGGTATAGATATCGGTGCTAAAAGTATTATATTAGATTTATTAGTCAGGCTTAACAGAGAGTTGGGCATGACTATAATCATAACCTCAAGTGAACTGGCAGAGCTTCGTTCAATCTCAAATAGAATTGCAATTATCTTTAATGGCAGGTTAGAAGGAATCTTCCCTCCTGATGCAAGTGATGCAGATTTTGGCTTGATGATGGCTGGAGAATATAATAAGAAGGAGGCTCTGTAATATGGAACAAGTTAAAAAGTATATTAAGAGCATTGGATTACCTCGTCTGATAATATTTTCCTTTTTGTTGATTTTAATGATTATTGCTGTCTTTCTTGATATTCCTCTGTCTAGCCTAATTAGCGATATGCTAGTTCGTTTTGGTATGAATAGTGTACTGGTGCTAGCAATGGTTCCTGCCATACAATCGGGCATAGGTTTAAACTTTGCCTTGCCAATAGGCATTGTCTGTGGTCTCATAGGTGCTTTGGTAAGTATAGAATTTAAGCTTTCAGGATTTACAGGCTTATGGGTTTCATTTATCGTTGCCATACCTTTAGCTATAATTGCAGGCTATGTATACGGAGTAATGTTGAACAAGGTAAAAGGACAAGAAATGACTGTTGGTACATATGTGGGCTTTTCCATAGTATCTGCCATGTGCATATTCTGGCTTATAGCCCCCTTTAAAAGTCCTGAGCTTATATGGGCATATGGTGGTAATGGTCTTAGAGTAACTGTGTCTTTAGAATCTTCTATTGACAAGCTATTAAATAATTTTCTTTCCTTCTCAATTGGAGGAGTTAAAATTCCTACAGGGCTTATTGGTTTCTTTCTATTATGTGCTTTTATGTATTTGCTTTTCAGTAAAAGCAAAAAGGGTGCTGCAATGAAAGTAGCTGGTAGTAATGAAGGCTTTGCTATTTCTAACGGGATAAACGTCAATGAGGAAAGAATATTAGGAACAATATTATCAACTGTATTAGCCTCTATAGGGATTATTTTATATAGTCAGTCCTTTGGATTTTTGCAGCTATATAATGCTCCCCTTTATTCTGCCTTTCCTGCTGTAGCAGCCATACTCATAGGAGGAGCCACATTAAAACAGGCAAATATTGTTCATGTAATTATTGGAACTCTATTGTTTCAGTCCCTACTAGTAGTTTCTCTTCCTGTAATCAATATATTGTCTGAAGGAAGTATGTCTGAAATAGTCAGGATAATAGTAAGTAATGGTATTATTCTATACGCTCTAACTAGAAATACAGGAGGTGAGCAGGTATAATGGGTACTAATATAAGACTTGAAGATTTAGATATGGAGAAAAAAAACATAGGCAAGACTTTAGGGAAATTTTTCAAAAAATATGCTGTTCCTATAATTTTTCTAGTTCTCTGTTTAGTAGGCTATGTTTTTGCAGAAATACCTTTTATATTTCTGCTAAATGAGATAATAATAAGACTAGCAAGAAACTCCTTTTTAGTCTTATCCTTAATTATACCTGTCATAGCAGGAATGGGACTGAATTTTGGGATAGTTCTTGGAGCCATGGCTGGGCAAGTAGCCCTAATAATAATTGCCAACCTCCCCATTGAAGGAATATGGGCATTTTTATTAGCAATAGGAATATCTACTCCTATAGCTATTGTTTTTGGATATCTTACTGGAATTGTCCTAAATAAAGCAATAGGAAAAGAAATGATTACTAGTATGATTCTAGGTTATTTTGCAAATGGATTGTACCAGCTTGCATTTTTAGTTCTGGCAGGCCCAATTATACCTATAATAAATGAAAGCCTTTTATTATCTACTGGAATAGGTATAAAAAATACAATTGATTTGTCCAATATTAGATATGCATTAGACGATGTGATAAAGATAAAGCCTTATCCTGGCCTTTCTATTCCAATATTCACTATGGTTATGGTAGGGATATTATGCATACTACTGACCTTCTTCTTTAGGACAAAGTTAGGTCAAGATATGCGAGCAACTGGACAAAACCTTCATATTGCAAAGGTTTCAGGCATCAATGTTGGAAGAACTAGAATTATTGCTACAATAATATCCACGATATTAGCCGCTTGGGGTCAGCTTATTTTCCTTCAAAATATAGGAACTCTGAATACTTATGGAAGCCATGAGCAGGTAGGCCTTTTTGCCGTAGCATCTCTTTTAGTAGGTGGTGCTTCTGTAACCAAAGCCACCTTTAGTCAAGCACTGCTAGGTACCTTCCTCTTCCATATGCTGTTTATAATATCTCCTTTTGCTGGGCAAAATTTAATGAATAATAGTCAGATTGGTGAATTCTTTAGGGTATTTGTAGCCTATGGTGTCATAGGTATTGCCCTTGCACTCCATGCTTGGCAAAGAAAGGGAGAATTATAAAACAATTGAGAATTAAAAATTAAAAGACAAAATGAGTTATAAAAAGCACGAGAAGATGATTAAAAAAAGACCTAGATATGTTTTCTAGGTCTCTTTTAATATCTATTTTAATTTATTCTACAAAAAGCCACACTATAATTAAGACTATTACAGAAACTATTCTAGACATTATTAAATATGCTTCACTAGGCTCGGCATCTTTAAACTTCCATCCCTCTGATACTTTCCATGTCAATCTAGGATTTATAATTCCTATGATTAAAATTATGCTAGCGATAATTTTCATGAGTATCTTAATTTCCCCCTTTTTCCGCTTTAGGCACCTCTCTTATTTTTATTACTTCTTAATAATCCTCTCTAATCCACCTACATATGGTCTTAAAGCCTCAGGTATGACTACAGATCCGTCTTCTTCTTGGAAGTTTTCTAGAATCGCTGCTAGTGTTCTTCCTACAGCAAGACCTGAGCCGTTTAGTGTGTGGACATATTCTACCTTTCCTGTTTCCTTATCTCTGTATTTGAGATTTGCTCTTCTTGATTGGAAGTCCTCAAAGTTACTGCAAGAAGAAATCTCTACATATCTGTTGTAGCTAGGCATCCATACTTCTATATCATAGGTCTTAGCAGATGAGAACCCTAAATCTCCTGTACATAGCTCCACTACTCTATAAGGTATATTAAATAGCTGTAGCACCTTTTCTGCATTTTCTGTTAACTTTTCAAGCTCATCATATGAAGTTTGTGGCTTAGCTAGCTTTACAAGCTCTACCTTATCAAATTGATGGTTTCTTATAAGACCTCTAGTGTCTCTTCCTGCTGAACCAGCCTCTTGTCTAAAGCAAGGTGTATATGCAGTATAGTATATTGGAAGCTTTTCTTCATCTAAAATTTCGTCTC of Proteiniborus ethanoligenes contains these proteins:
- a CDS encoding MFS transporter, which produces MMNNAKEKNNRLLIAFIFIIMILSAISDNVRGIFVPSFKSDFSVSNTQIGTIIVIGSIGYIIFSYLGGILCEIIGHKKVLLIGTGFMTLSLITLSQSPNFIILLIGMFLLNAGWSLIGISINTMVPLLAAGFNAILMNLIHFSYGIGATITQKATGTLLYKGIDWRSIYLYIAILFGIVFITFIPVKTPFIRKAQKDSKIDYGYIFKNKVLYFYMIGLGLYVSSEMATSNWFVNYMKEAYNISENVGTYYTTVFFGIFALGRLFGGFIVEKLGTTKSVLISSVLAFFFYALGIILGEKGLFVIALSGLFFAITFPTLILTVSNVFRKNSAYAVGIITMATSAISMAMNFFMGWLNDAMGVRYAYYTIPICLFISAFFIFLIHKNSSKREKQ
- the tadA gene encoding tRNA adenosine(34) deaminase TadA; this translates as MDEYFMNIALNQANKAYSIDEVPVGAIIVKDQKIIGTGYNMRETLNDPTAHAEIIAIKKASEALGAWRLMGCTMYVTIEPCAMCAGAIVNSRIERIVIGARDPKMGACGSVMNIVQNPQLNHRADITLGVMENECSRIMKEFFKKLREK
- a CDS encoding D-alanyl-D-alanine carboxypeptidase family protein, with protein sequence MKKKFICVLIIMIILLSSTTYGAEDFSQETRAVLLGDFESGEIFYEYNIDAQIEIASLTKLMTYLLAMEHVDSGKVSLDDIVTISHTASRTPGSSLKLREGEELTLRTLLDSIMIVSANDSCIAIAEHISGSADAFTKLMNDKAQEIGLANTVYLNPNGYPLKNGVQNMMTTRELFELSRYVISKYPQILETTKINKMLMPSRGYDRDNTNPLLSLISNVDGLKTGFTDEAGYCLISTVEIKEDENNTKPFRLIGIVMGTKTEEIRKNVSKELLEYGLENYSYKQILNKDTSIKKIDILNAKISKVDIYPQKDLNLLVKKGEIIKQEIKLEKFLKAPLKAGDKVGQVHVLDKGGESYIIDLHTKVSVQKISLFDRIYNYFQSKKES
- a CDS encoding DUF3798 domain-containing protein; this encodes MYKKVIALLLATLMVLTLASCGTKQTASDKGLDFKIGLVTGTVSQGEEEFRAGEDMVKKYGADVIKHVTYPDKFAQEQETTIAQITSLAADPKVKAIVIVQAVPGSAAAIDKVKETRDDILFIGGVPHEDPGTISSRMDILLETDNIKRGETIIQLAKDMGADTFVHYSFPRHMSMELLSRRRDVMKETASKLGIKFLEVDAPDPLGDAGIPGAQQFILEDVPRQVDALGEKTAFFSTNCAMQEPLIKSILNEGGLYPEQCCPSPYHAYPGAMGIEIPQEKAGDVQFMLDQINAKVVESNRSGNFATWKAPANMAMVNAAVEYAIEYGKGNVGKFNRDKMVELLEKAAKGKVQVSELDGHPNFLMFVTESQVFK
- a CDS encoding sugar ABC transporter ATP-binding protein translates to MTETYVLEMKNISKDYSGNKVLKNINIKIKSGEIHGLVGENGAGKSTLMNVLFGMPVIHSTGGYEGDILIGGQICNPKTPREAMDLGIGMVHQEFMLIPGFTITENIKLNRETTKKSLLSLAFGQKLKNLDYSSMRNDSKKSLNTLGINIDEWLPVAGLPVGYMQFVEIAREIDKSNLKLLVFDEPTAVLTESEAEIFLNAVKKLANMGIAILFISHRLDEVLSVTDNITVLRDGEVIKTLPTKDTNIRYIAELMVGRKIERSYTSVSENSIDDNSEDYALEINNLFVNMPGEMVKGLHLKIKKGEILGIGGLAGQGKIGIANGIMGLYPTKGEILKDGKPIPLNNPKETLNRNIAFVSEDRRGIGLLLDDSIEYNIAISAIQTKNRFIRKIGPFKMINFKEAKKHSLSMVKELDIRCTSIKQLTQKLSGGNQQKVCIARALTLEPDILLVSEPTRGIDIGAKSIILDLLVRLNRELGMTIIITSSELAELRSISNRIAIIFNGRLEGIFPPDASDADFGLMMAGEYNKKEAL
- a CDS encoding ABC transporter permease subunit; the encoded protein is MEQVKKYIKSIGLPRLIIFSFLLILMIIAVFLDIPLSSLISDMLVRFGMNSVLVLAMVPAIQSGIGLNFALPIGIVCGLIGALVSIEFKLSGFTGLWVSFIVAIPLAIIAGYVYGVMLNKVKGQEMTVGTYVGFSIVSAMCIFWLIAPFKSPELIWAYGGNGLRVTVSLESSIDKLLNNFLSFSIGGVKIPTGLIGFFLLCAFMYLLFSKSKKGAAMKVAGSNEGFAISNGINVNEERILGTILSTVLASIGIILYSQSFGFLQLYNAPLYSAFPAVAAILIGGATLKQANIVHVIIGTLLFQSLLVVSLPVINILSEGSMSEIVRIIVSNGIILYALTRNTGGEQV
- a CDS encoding ABC transporter permease subunit, which gives rise to MGTNIRLEDLDMEKKNIGKTLGKFFKKYAVPIIFLVLCLVGYVFAEIPFIFLLNEIIIRLARNSFLVLSLIIPVIAGMGLNFGIVLGAMAGQVALIIIANLPIEGIWAFLLAIGISTPIAIVFGYLTGIVLNKAIGKEMITSMILGYFANGLYQLAFLVLAGPIIPIINESLLLSTGIGIKNTIDLSNIRYALDDVIKIKPYPGLSIPIFTMVMVGILCILLTFFFRTKLGQDMRATGQNLHIAKVSGINVGRTRIIATIISTILAAWGQLIFLQNIGTLNTYGSHEQVGLFAVASLLVGGASVTKATFSQALLGTFLFHMLFIISPFAGQNLMNNSQIGEFFRVFVAYGVIGIALALHAWQRKGEL
- a CDS encoding DUF6199 family natural product biosynthesis protein, with amino-acid sequence MKIIASIILIIGIINPRLTWKVSEGWKFKDAEPSEAYLIMSRIVSVIVLIIVWLFVE